TTTACGGCTGGAATGGAAGAAGAGTTGGATTCGATTGAAGAGGGCAAACAAGAGTGGGTACGAGTCTTGAATGAGTTCTATTCGCATTTTGAAACAGATTTACAAAAGGCAGAATCAACGATTGAAAAAATCGAAATTAAAGATGAACCGGCTGGTTATGATTGCGAACTGTGTGGTAATCCGATGGTTGTGAAAATCGGCCGCTACGGTAAATTCCATGCATGTAGTAATTTCCCTGAGTGCCGTAATACGCAAGCCATTGTTAAAAAGATTGATGTGACGTGTCCATTATGTCATAAAGGGGAATTAATTGAGCGTCAATCCAAGAAAAACCGGACATTTTATGGCTGTAATCGTTATCCTGAATGTGAATTTGTTTCTTGGGACAAACCAATTTCTCGACCATGTCCAAAATGTAATCATTATATGACAGAGAAAACAACACGTAAAGGTAAAGAAATTAAATGTAGTCATTGTGATTACCAGGAGCTAGCGAAAGCGTAAGATATACAAAGTAACACTGACAAGAATAGGTGAAGGTCATCTGTTTCTTGTCAGTGTTTTGTGTATTATGTTGAATGATTGCAAGGAGTTTGAGCCAGGGCGGTTGTTGTCGTACTATGTGGGTGCCGGCTCGCTCGGGTTGAGTTGACGTCCACTTCACAAAATTCCTTTGTGCGCTACACGCACAGCGGAATTTTGTGAAGTGGTTCAATTCAAAGCAGCCTCATTCAAACTATGTGCTCCAGTGGTTCATTTCAAAGCGCTCGTTGTCGCACTATGTGTATTCCGGCTCTCTTGGGCAGTCTCGACATCCACTTCAAAAGCCCTCTGCGTGCGATGCTCGCACTACGGTGCCTTTCTCCAGTGGTTCGAGGCTTGACGCCCGCGCTCGCACTATGTGGAATCCGGCTCCAACTCGCTGAAATGACATCCACTTCGCATAGCTCTTGAAGCGCCACAGCGCTTCTACGACCTCTTAATCCGGCTCGCTCGGCTTGACTTGACGTCCACTTCACAAAATTCCTTTGTGCGCTACACGCACAAAGGAATTTTGCTCCAGTGGTTCAATTCAAAGCAGCCTCACTCACACTATGTGCTCCAGTGGTTCATTTCAAAGCGCTCATTGTCGCACTAAGTGTTACAAGCGTTTTGCGTAGCCTTTGGCGTATTCGGATGGGCTGACGTTGTAGGCGTTGCTGAAGGCTCTTGAAAAATATTGTAGTGAGCCGTATCCGAGTTGGGCTGCAATTTCAGTGATAGATAAATTCGATTCACGTATTAATTGGCGGCTTTTTTCTAGTCGTAATTGATTGATATAAATTTTTGGTGTGACATGCTGATACTTGTTAAATAATTGTTGTAAGGTTGACCGTGATAGATTAAACTGTTGAACTAAATCACTGACTTTTAAAGCGACGATATCGCTCGAGTGAATGTAATCGATGATTTGGGCAAATAGTTCGTCTTCATATTTTGCTTGCATCGCGGTCGTGTTGTCTGTTGTAGGACTGATTAATTGCTGATGTAAGGTAAGTAAGACACTTTGCACATGTAATAAAAGATAGTCTACTTGTAGTGCGGCACTTAAGTCTTGATACATTAAATCTAATAAAGGTGCCATCATAGAGCTGACGTCTAATAAGGTATTTATTAACTTTTTATCAATGCCGTCGGCAGTGAAACGAATCGTGTGAAGTATACATTTCTCATTAGCATCATATAGTCGGTGGTAGGTGGTATTAGGTGCCATGAGAATAGCGTGACCTCTTGTGAGCGAAGTTTGATTAATTCGCACAATACCACTTTCTACGAATAATAGCTCGAAATGATTTTGTGGTTTAACGTCTAGTTGATGACGCTCTTGAAATTGATATGTGATGGCGGTGTATAGTTCGTTCACACGGATAGTAGGCGCCTGCTGACTAGCACTTATATTTTTTTGTAATTTTATTAAGTGAGGTTCTTGTGGTGTTTTGGTGGATAATTGGACTACGACATCATCAGATAAACTTAATATATTAAAGGTTGTTTCAGGCGCTAAAATGTATTCACCTTCTAAAAGATAGGAATGAAAAACATTAATATCTGCATGGGTAACGACTAAAAGCGCTAAACCAGATATAGGTGAAACCTTAACTGGAGTTTTAAATTGAAATAAGGTTTGTGTATGATTAGCGCTTATTTTGATTTGACGGTGATGAATAAATTCTTTTAGTTGAATAGTTGAGTCATGATTAAGAAAAAAATCAGTGGCATGATTATAAGATTGGTTTGTTTGAAACATGCTGGTTACTCCTTTTTTAGGTTCGCTCGGCTTGGCTTGGCGTCCACTTCAAAAGTCCCCTCTGTGCGATGCTCGCACGCCGGTGACTTTCTCCAGTGATTCAAGCCAGGGCAGCCTCGCTCACACCATGTGTTTTTTAGGTTCGCTCGGGCAGCCTCGACGTCCACTTTGCAAGGCGCCTTTGTACGCTTTGCGTACGCAGTTGCCTTACTCCAGTGGTTCGAGTCAGAACGCCCTCGCTCACACCATGTGTTTTTTTGGCTCGCTCGGCTTGGCTTGACGTCCACTTCAAAAGTCCCCTCTGTGCGATACTCGCACGCCGGTATTTTTTATGCCGGTTCGTTCGGACTGCCTTGACATCCACTTCACATAGTTCTTGAAGCACCTTAGCGCTTCTGCGCCCTCTGCTCCAGTGGTTCAAGGCATAACGTCCTCTCTCTCACTATGAATTCCAGTGGTTCGAGTCAGAATGCCCTCGCTCACAACATTTTGCTTTGCACTCATTATTATATATCAAATAGGTAGTAGATGCATTAAAAAGGGTTTATTTCTTCGTAAAAAAGATAACTGGAGTTCAGCCTAAAGTGCGTGCTAAATAATGTATCCAGCAAGTTGATTGATTATTGACAGCTAATTGTTTAAGAAGATAAGAAAAAATCAGTGTAAACATACTTATTTATTTGCCTTTATTTAAAAATATTAGAAAAAATGCTCTATTCTTCTCATCTTGTGATATAATACAAACAGGGATTTTAAGCATTTTCAGATATATGGAGTTGGTTTGCTTTTAATGTTAGTGCTTTAACATTTTAAACAATTATAAACCAACCTATTCGAGCTTGAATCAAACCCAAGAAGCCAGAATTACGAGGAGATAGAGAGATGAAACAAAGTATTTTTAAAAGAATCGGACTAGTGATAGCATCTGTATGTGTATTATCAGCGTGCCAAGCACCAGCACCACCTGCTGAAACGACGACAAGTGAAGTGGCGACAGAGACTACCGTTGAGCCAGCTACTGAAAGTACTACCACTGAAGCAACAATTGGGCGCAGCATTACGATTCGGTCAATTGGTGATATTTTAATCCACGATTACTTATATAATGATGCAGCGACAGGAACAGGGTATAATTTTGACCATATGTTTGCTCCGGTTAAACCATATATTGAAAATGCAGACTTAACGACTGCTAATTTGGAAGTTATTGCCTCTGGCGATACCTTACCCGTGTCTAATTATCCTGCCTTTAATGCACCATCACAAATTATTGATGCGTTAAAAGCAGTTGGTGTTGATATTGTCAATAATGCGACGAATCATACAATGGACTGGGGCGCAGAGGGCGCACTTGGGTCTATTACTGCGTTAAAACAGCGTGGAATGCCTTATGTCGGTAGTTATGAAAGTTGGGATGATTACAATACGCCTCGTATTTTAGATATCAATGGTGTGAAAGTAGGATTTTTAGCGTATAGTTATGGAGCAAATGGCAATCCAATACCTGAAGACCAGTCCTATTTATTAACCTTAATTGACACAGAATTAATGGCTTTAGAAGTCAAAGCTTTGCAAGAAAAAGTCGATTTGTCAGTCGTAATGATTCATAATGGTGAAGAGTATGAGTCACTGCCGTCAGAATCTCAAATTAATGTCAATAATGTTGTTCGTGATGCAGGTGCCAATTTTATTTTAGGTGGGCATCCACACGTACTCCAACCATTTATGGTATATAATAAACATCAAGCAGCCTTGTTTTCTCATGGAAATTTTTTATCAGGACAAATTGATGATTCCAATAAACTAGGTGGTATTTCCGAGTATACTTTTACCGAAGTCAATGGTAAATTTGAAATATCTAAAATCCGTTTTATGCCAACCTTTACGATTGGTGTGCCGGGTGGTCGTTATCAAGTAGTCCCATTAGCTGATTGGCAACAATATGGTATTGCAGGTGGTGGCGAGTATTTTGAAAACACAGTTGCTTTA
The genomic region above belongs to Aerococcaceae bacterium zg-1292 and contains:
- a CDS encoding helix-turn-helix transcriptional regulator yields the protein MFQTNQSYNHATDFFLNHDSTIQLKEFIHHRQIKISANHTQTLFQFKTPVKVSPISGLALLVVTHADINVFHSYLLEGEYILAPETTFNILSLSDDVVVQLSTKTPQEPHLIKLQKNISASQQAPTIRVNELYTAITYQFQERHQLDVKPQNHFELLFVESGIVRINQTSLTRGHAILMAPNTTYHRLYDANEKCILHTIRFTADGIDKKLINTLLDVSSMMAPLLDLMYQDLSAALQVDYLLLHVQSVLLTLHQQLISPTTDNTTAMQAKYEDELFAQIIDYIHSSDIVALKVSDLVQQFNLSRSTLQQLFNKYQHVTPKIYINQLRLEKSRQLIRESNLSITEIAAQLGYGSLQYFSRAFSNAYNVSPSEYAKGYAKRL
- a CDS encoding CapA family protein — its product is MKQSIFKRIGLVIASVCVLSACQAPAPPAETTTSEVATETTVEPATESTTTEATIGRSITIRSIGDILIHDYLYNDAATGTGYNFDHMFAPVKPYIENADLTTANLEVIASGDTLPVSNYPAFNAPSQIIDALKAVGVDIVNNATNHTMDWGAEGALGSITALKQRGMPYVGSYESWDDYNTPRILDINGVKVGFLAYSYGANGNPIPEDQSYLLTLIDTELMALEVKALQEKVDLSVVMIHNGEEYESLPSESQINVNNVVRDAGANFILGGHPHVLQPFMVYNKHQAALFSHGNFLSGQIDDSNKLGGISEYTFTEVNGKFEISKIRFMPTFTIGVPGGRYQVVPLADWQQYGIAGGGEYFENTVALMRRYTNLVEVVKYLD